ataccacataaaatggattagccaatcagaatcgcCGGGCGGGATTTTCGGAGATGTGATGTATCAGAGAAGCAattgtttggattcagacaaaaaTGGCGGCTCGCAGTGAGGAAGTAAgagtgaccagatgtccccgttttggatgacctgacAGAGACTGTGCCTACCCGCTTGCTtagcaaaatcagagacgtccccggctttcattagagaaatctagTCACCTGGAAACGTTGATGCTGCTAtctcatcagtgttgtccaatctactgaatattatttctttaaaataacacCAGAAAATGGCTTTGAAGACTAttgttagtggaaacgatgGTTTCAGTTTCGATGTTGAAtttgatgtgagtggttgaagtagcacgtcATTAAAGATGACGGATAAGTGGTTTATCCtttcatatgcaaggatttttgataaggcccctccttctgaaatatatcatcaatggagcaatcccagatggatgtgtggagctctgcagaacgaAATCCATCAGGCTAGAGTCAGATGGATTTCGCTGCCATCTACAGTCCAGGAGAATAGTGCCACTATGAAGGAAAAGTCGCATGGAGCATAAATGCTTCAGATGTTGTGTCCGCACGTATCATTTCCGCACGAAACATATGTGCATCAAGCATAAAGCAGCCTTTACTGGGTCATTGCTGCAATGTTTGAATCACAGTTGCGTTGTTTCTGTAGCTGTGGCATGTTCTGTACTCTATATATGACGTGTGACAGCTGCAGCACTCATGgggtcaaattttcccaaacaATTGTTTATTGGTAATCAAATTATGTATTTTACAGTGTTAAATCTACTATAGGCAATATGcgaacatcttttttttctaaggcATTAGGTCTTTCAGCTGGTAAGCAGGATTgaaacagatttatttgtatagtattAGTATTCAAGTGTATTAGTACTATATGACTTGTTTCATACAATTTGGGCATATTTCCACATCTTTATCCAGACGTGTATTCTTTGTGATCATGTCGCTTTTAAAGTAACAGCCTCTTCTTCACTAAGAGATCTTTCCGCTGATGCTGAGACAACAACCCTTTCTCACCATTTTCAGCCAGAATCTTCACAAGGCCGTTGGGTTTTGTGGTGTTGATGTGTGCATTTTGCACCTGAACACCTTAATCTATCAGACACCAAATCCATCTCCTTCCTGAACGGATGTTGGCTGGACATTCCTATTAAATTTATACTAGCATATAAATGTTTGAACAGATTAATGTGGCCCCTTAAGGGTTCTGGAATTAGTACCCAAAGATAGCCCAGACTTGTAGAGGTCCGCAATCTGTTTCTAATGTTTTGGCTGATGTATTAGATTTttccacaacaacaaaaaagctagATTTACAACATGTAAATTTCAGACTGATTTAGTGACAATGAAAAAAGGGTTAAGTCTCTTTTCATACAGTTTCAGTTGAAAAAGACAGTGGGTGACTGGCTTTGAGGGTTGCTCAAAGTCTGTTTAACCTCCCATGCAGGTTAAAACATTTTGGACAGTCATTTGGTTAGTCCAAGCCATGAGATCTTTTTTAGGTACACCATCACTTTTCCTTGGTTTTACTGACCTGGATGTGtgcctctttttcttttgtttatcttACTAAACTTTTGATCTGGTAATGTACTCCCTGTCACATCTACTCCTCAGTGCCATATCGGCATCTATTTGGTCAGAATTCCTCTCAGAATATATACCCGGTTTTTACTGTGCTACTTGTCAGATTCTCACACTTTAAAAGTTATGTTAGAGTTTCAGCATGGAGTTGGATTGAATTTCTGTTTAAACTGATTTTGCGCTGTTGAGCTCTCTGAACTACCAAACATAGCTTAATGTGAAACGTCAAGTTGTTTTCTAGTTTCCATCCCAACCACAATGGTTAAGGAAGTGAAAAAACTGTTTGTAAACTTGTTTTTAACCCAAAGTTCCACCATGTTAATTAATCCAGCACTAGGCAGGTTTAAATTAAGTTCCATGTGttttatctaaattattagtctTACAACTTCTTGACTGAATATAGGCATTGTAGCTGCAACTCCCTCCCTGGCACAATGATTTAACAATACAGAAGGTAGTCAAGGCAGGTATTCTACTTAATTAGTACTTCACACTATAACACCTCCTGCATATTGTCTTCATAATGTGTCTATATTTTTACAAAGGAGAGAATTTAAATAGagttgttattgaattattcgTCTTCTAATGTTGTTAGAGAATATCAAGTGTGAGTCTGATTCCTCAACGCTATCACCAAAGAAGTAAAATGATCTTCTATTTATTTGaactatatatactatatacatCCTTGCAGAGACATCTCTTTTTCCTGAAAGTTCCTCGGAGCTGATAATTTCCTGCTGCAGACTGCCTGGAGCCGCCATCCCTCACCCACCACTAGAGAAAACACAGCCCCAGACATCTGGACAGAGTTAACCAGGGCTATGAATCACAACTTAGGAGAATGATACACTGAGTAACGTGGGGAGGGTTCCTTTGACCCCTCTTCCTCATGTTGCCATGTCTGTCCTTGCTCCAGGCAACTAAGGGTTAACCAGCAGCTATGAAGCAGTTGGGACTAACAACTGTAGGAGCTGAAAAAATTGCCCATTTAGCTTAAGCCATACTAaatgaaaagttatttttttctattcatgtaaaatgtgatttagggtgattaaaaaaatcttccaaGTTACACCTTTTTTCAGACTAGGGCTGCTAACATTCCTTCTGAAAACCATCCAGTGTAGAAGATTTTGTCTTTCCAGCAGAGGACTTCAAAAGCTGCTCAACATGGCAAAGAAGGCTTTTAGCTTTACATATTGGGCTCTGACCTACCAACATGGTTCACTGGTTGCTCTAAACCTGAAATataaagttccttgagatgacgtgttgtgaattggcgctatgtaaattaaatttaagaaaatttaattgaattcaaaattaaattaaatgtctaAACCTTTGGGCACGTGGGTCAAGATTGAATATGAAACATCGTGCTCTacaaatttaaatgcttttcagattaaaagttttattgaatttgatgttgtaaaatgccttgagatatGTGTAGGGAATTGGCGCCATATAcgtaaaattgaattgaatttaattaaaaacacaaaaacgttTCTTgtatatgctgtttatttttatctccTCAAAAATAATCTAAACGCATATCAAAGTGCAAATTAGTCAGAGTTTTATACAGAAACAATTTGTGACTCACTGTGAATTTGAAGCATTTAAAGGATTGtgcatcttttatttattaaaagaaaggcaTATAATGTTCAACTCTAGAGTTGAACATTATATGCCTATATGGGttgattctttttattttcgtaatctaacatttgttttatcCTCTGTCAGCAACAACAGCAAAATATGATTTGCTCTTTGTTGAAACAGGCTGAATCTATTTGGCTATTCTACTGAAAGGTGGCAAGTCTGCTTCCAGGTCCATGGACGTTTTTAGCCCtatttgctgttattgttaaaataataaaaaaagaaatgtggtcaaaaaaactaaaaatattttggggatgttttggattttgatTAATGGAGATTAAACAAACCTTTagtaaacatattttatttgattttgaggaatttttaaaatttgcttGACTTTGGCCAACTCCAGTTTTGATGAAATGTCTCAAAATCGAACTCTTCACATTAAAATACTTAATTACCTTTTCTTTAGTGAACGGTTCAGAGAATTGGTTCTCTCATTGatctgaaaagaaagaaaacagttttgGGTCATTTTCCCCTAAAGGAACAACAATGGAAATTAGTATGTTCTGGCTGCCTAAGTTCATAGGACTATTAATGATGCCTCAGGTCTGCTTTTCATCTGCAAAAGCACCACAGCTCCTCCCTGGACAGAGCTCCAAAAGTCTGCTGTGACCTAGACAAGCTTAACAAGCTACTTTACATGTTTTGTACATATTTTACTGCTAATTTACTGCTGTGGTCATTATTAATGAATTAAGCTTTTAATTCAACCATGATAAAAGTATTGAGATTGAGTAACCCTTCTTCAAGAGGGTGATATGATGGTGACATACACTCGAAAAATTAGAAGAAAGGAACAatgctattttgttttcttttaggaCTGATGATGAGGGCAGGATTGTCATTTTGCTCAAAAAAAGGAATGGGATCACACAATTGCTTTACAAAAACACTCCTATGGGAACAGAAGGAAGTTAAATCTTTGcgaaacaacaacatcaacatatttctgtctgcaaaaatacatgttttactttgaccaggtttaaaataaagataCTGACACGGTATCATTCAGCATACACTACCaatcaaaagtttggactcaccttctcaATGAATGgtttatctttatctttatttgactttatttcaACTTTGCTCATGCTGCACATAAGCTTtattatgttgctctcaaacatccgtgtcaagctgttagcttagcatgtagcaccattatgtgctaagctaacagtaccaTTACGCTCAGTCTAATTTTTGCGTAATtctgacaactttcagcgtaatgAGCCGTTATGCTGAAAGAAACTGTACTTATAGTCCTCTGCatcttatatgtttttttttttacctctttttgacgcattttttgactgatgcatgttatattccggagcgatttatattctgaaaaatacggtactagtacctctgggaactccttcacAATTGACCAAAGcaataatcaaaaacaaaaccaagccAAAACATGGAAGATCTTCTAAGTGATTTCACAATTTTGGGTTTGATACACAATTCTATATAATTTTGAGTCATTGTTTTGATCTCTTCACTATGTATCTGCAATATAGAAAATCTTacaaataaggaaaagccattgaatgTCAAAGGTGACTCCAAATGTTTGACTGGTACTTTATGTGGTGAAAATAATGAAACCAATCATAATACAATAAACAGCAACAGCAAGCCACAGGGGCAATACTCCCGTATAGGGGTAATGTTAGGACAAAATAGAAAATTGACAAATATTTATATGAGCTTTTAGGATGATGAGTACTGCCACAACCATCACAAAAAGCTGTTGCTATGCTAGTAATTGCgttgaaatctttaaaacaaTCACATATGGCAATCTGAAATGATTTTAAATCCTTCCAGGATTACATGGGTACCTTGCATCAGGGTTtaagaatgaaagaaaacagcagGGGGGAGGTTGACGAATGATAGAGCAAAACCACTGAAACATGTGGCACAGTGCTGACTGCCAGTGAAAATTGTTGATGAGCAAAgcttattttcttaattttgtaTTCAACTGAACAGTTGCTAAAACTATCAAAATACCAAGATTTGAATTTTGGCTTTTATTGCTAGTCCATTAGACACAGTGTGAGTGAGGGAGATTTGGCTCAAGGCCCACACAGGTCATAGGTCAAGGCCTTACATCTTTACTGATTAAAGTGGCAGTAAAACATCCAGTACAGGCTGTTTAGGCATAGTATTTTGGAATAATTGatggattgtttttatttttctatttctccTTTTGGTATGTAGATGGGGGAGTTAAGACTGAGGGAGGAGAAAGGGAGGATAGAGCATTTCAGAATCATGAAGTCAGAAAAGAAATGCATCAAGTGAGAGGGAAATGAGAAACAGACTGTCCTGTAATGCATAATTTGTTGTGTTTAAAGAAATAAGTAACATTGGCCTTCAAAGCCCATCAACAGCATTGGAAGGAGCATCAGAAAAAGATTGTATTAATGGTCTTTTGAAGGTTATGtgtgaaaatttttttttttaaataaaagtcaaatacaTTAGATATTTGCTAATTGATTATACAGTAGTAGGAtttaaaatagtaataatatatATTACAAACAGATTCCCTGGTGCAAAGCAATTTCTCCATGAAAAATGTCATAACGTATGACAAGAAATATTTTAGCAAAAATTCTTGCATTTAATAGGCAAATTAAAATGCCTATTAAACTCCCactttgtaattttattattgCTCCTTCAAAAGATCTCTTGCTGTGCATGTTATCGggtaatttatcacaaaaacagaaaccagatCTATTGTTTTACCAGATAAATTGTTGTCACATTTATAAACATTCTCCATCTTTTCTGTCAAATGTAATTAAACAACAATGCTTTCAGGTGGAACTTGAAATATGCATTCCTGACACTGATGACACTGATCATCTATTACTGCTTCAAGTTAATTTTGAGGATGAATCTTTGCTGCCTCATGCAAAAAGCAGTCATGGGTATTCTCACACCAGGTCAAATCGGTTATGTTAGCTATTTTAGCATCACTTGactaagtaagtaaaatgtttttatgtgccATTTATACTTCTATGCACAATTTTCTAGGGCCTCCCATGTTCAAAATATCCTTAACTTTATGTGTGTTACACAGTTGAACTAATACTGTTACAGTTTCCAAAACAGGTTAAATATATAGATATGAAAGTTTCAGCCCCTTCTGTAGTCTGTAAATCCATTTTCTCTCTGGGCACTTTTGTTCCAAAAGCGGTTGAGAAAACATTGAGAGGTGTGGCACAACACATGCAGAATCTTGTACATATCTGTTTCTAGAGCTCTGGTGtccaaatgttttacttttggacTCAAGGACAACAGTACATGCTGTGAAGGTGGAGCCCGGTCATGCTGGCTCTTCaaactcacacaaacacacccatGCAACTTACAAGCCTTACAAGACTGAACCCGCCAGCTGGGAAGAAAATACAGTTAGAGGTCAGTTCTATTTTTGAATAATCATCTGTTCAGTtgaacaacacaaaaaacaaagcctTCAGCTAACGGTAACAGTTGTCATTTCTGATGCATTCACAtcatttcatctgtttttttcatcCTGCTTATAGCTTAGTTCCAGTTAGTTGTactacttatttttctttttagcacaAAAGCAGATAGAGCGCTCATATATGAAGTGTAAAACTATTCATGCTTCTGAAAACATGCCTGCTGTTTCATCAGATTCTGGCTTTTCAGATGTCTGTGTAGAGATTACATATGATGATGGATATCACAGCACCAGGTTGtcactaaaaaaaacttttaatgttCTACTGTTAATGTCCGCAGCCTCCATATAACCCCTGCATGGCTGTTCAGACAAAGGCCGAACATTTTGTTGTGAGTTGTTGGGAAGTTCTGGGAGCACGTTTTATTACCTTTTGTGTTGAAACTTTGGGAGTAAAAGGACTGAACACCTCCTCTCCTTCTGCACTGGATGTACTGAGGCTCTTCATCCTGGCTGCAGcttccatcctcctcctctccatgtCTTCCCtcatctttcttctttcctcctgGATATAAGGTCAAAGACATTTTGTCACACCATGAGGCACAGTGCTGTCGCACATAAGATACAGCAAAACGGTTTCTCCCCAATAATTCATCTGTGAACTCCTCTTTTCCAGGGTCTTTACACTACTATAAAAGCCCAGTCACAGCTACTCAACAAACAACACAAATCAAGGCCTAGTTTAAACGTTTGTGTTTCTGACTCTTTTTCCTTACTTTATATTGTTTGTTCAAACTCAATCGAGACCTTAAGAAAGCAAAACAATCCTTTTTCTTTCCCAATTAAGGTTATGTTTTACTTAAAAATCCTACAATGCGAgttcttcataaaaaaaaaaaacaatccaaactcGTTTCACAGTGAAGGATGTCTCAGGATTAATTAATCACAGACAAATTAGATCCATAACAGCTAAACTTCACTTCCCTGGTTATTCTCTGCATCTTTTAGTTGACACAGTCAGAAAGATGCTTAATTCACCCCACTTGTGTAAAAATCTACATAAAGCATAATGAGGCTGGCTTTTAATTTTTGCCATTGTATGCGTTCTACATAGAATGATGAGCACCTCCTCTATCGCCAGCTGTTGTTTCTCCTCCTGCTCCCTTTggcgctcctcctcctcgcgagctcggcgcctctcctccctcctcttcttcagctgctccagctcctgctcAGCCTCAGGCTGTCTATCTCTTATTTGCTTCAGCTCCTGGCTCTCCTTCTCCTGCAGGCTGTGGCGGATCTTCTCCAGTCGCTGCTCTGCCTCCAGGAAGGGCTTCACCTCCTCTGACTCCACAGATCTTCTGCATAGAGCAAATAAATGTTGGTCTAGGCTCTGAACCACGGAACAATATCCACATACagcactttttaaaacaaattcttaAGTTGTTTGAgttaatttatgtttaaaaaacgACTTTTTAGACCAAAAATGTTCCTACTTTCATAATTTTAAAGGCAGAAGTATGACAGAAAGATAATTAGCGGATAATATTAGCAGATTAGAGCCTGGTTTcctaagaaaaataatttttttcagtgcTGGACAGATAAACAGCAGCATGGCTGGATTATTTCTAATGCACACCACACACCTGCTGGTTCGCTCCATCCGGTTCATGGATGACGTGGCCACCTGACCAGCCGTGTCCGTCTTTGGGCTGTTGTGCTTTGGCTCTTGGCAAAGGAAAACCTTTGATGTGTAGGAcactttaatttctttctttttctctccctgtttggaaaatgttggaaaagaagcaatttgaaggttttttttgtgtgtgtcagagACATTAAGAAAACATGAACAATAATTTGTCTGCTTAAGATTTTTCTCTTTAGTCATAGGAGGCTATGATTTAACTCAGTCCATTTTATATCCGACTCGTCCTTAAAAAGTGGTCTGAATGAAATGGGCAGAATGACTTGAGACTTCGTAAAACCCTTCATCCATTGATCCACCAGTTGTCTGTAGCcacttatccttgcagggtcacAGGGAACTGGTGCCTACCTCCACCTTCTCTAATTGGGGAACACACTGGAAaggtccatcacaggacaacataGCATACCGgtcaaacaaccatgcacacacactcatggCTAAGGACTACTTAGAGAGACAAATTAACCGATGTTACTAATTAACAGAGGTAATCAAAGGGAACCGAGGCATGAACAGGAAGGGCATGCAAACTCCAGAAAGACTGTAGAATGACCTGGGATTCAGACCCAGGACCTTCCCGTTGCAAGGCACCAGTGGCACCAACTGTGACTCCCTGCATCTTAATTTGAAACTTCAGCCATATCTTCATTTTTGACTGCATGCAAGCATAAATTATTGTCTTAGAAGAGACACATAACTCCTTTGTTTATCTACATTTAAAGTGAAAatcataaaatataaatgtgttcCAGCCATTGTGTTTTAAACTaagttatttaaatgaaaaataaatgtcaaactATAATGAAAGAAAGCTGAATCTGAAATTGGATGAAACTCTTACATTTCAATTTTCAAACTTCTAGTAGACATGACCAGAGGTGGAAAGTAACTAGTTGTATTTAGTAACATGTACTTGAGGACCCGTTAAaagtagtgttgcgccgataccgataccagtatcagacggggccccgatccagcactaaaatggtggtatcggtatcggcaagtaccagcaaataggtcacagataccattttgatgtttgtatgtcacttgaacgcagccttctctctccctactactattatacatgttatataagttcatgaaagttgcactattctGGCATTTGAGaggcaaaagtttattcaactattgtcacccattccaggtaggcaataaaaagttctactaccctaagtagtatgcacttcttcatatatacacacacatcagtttcaaacagatggtatcggtatcggtcgATACTCCACaaccaggtatcgggtatcggtatcggggccaaaaaatggcatcggcgcaacactagttaaaagttgaaatatctgatttgagtacaatttttggctactctacccaccacTGGACATGACATCAATTTCAGTATTCAGCTTTAAACAACAATATTAgcaatgtaaaagaaaatcagcGAGTTCAGAAATCAGTGAGActaatgtgtgtatgtgttgaATGAGAAAGTCTTACCTCTGTACTTGGCTTTTGaatgtctttttttgtatttgccaACCCTTTATCCATCTTCATTTCTTCCCTCTCTTTCACTCTCCTAGCCTCTTGCTCGTTTTCTTTCCTCCTCACCGCCTCCATTGTGATGCTGTTagcctcctcctgctcctgtcTTTGGACTTGACTGAAGTGCATGGAATGGGCCAGGGCAGCGTTTTTGGGTGCACTGTTCTTCGTAAAGACATCTTCCTGAACTTCCTCCTCTTCACCATCCAGGCTGAGCTCCTGCAGACGCTGCTGCCTTTGTTTCTCTCTGCGCTGAGTCCAGTCGCTAAAGCCCTCGTCCTCCTCAAGAGACGGAGAACTGCTGGGGTTCCGTTTGAAATCATACCTGCCGTCACATGAGAGAGTTAAACAAAACTGGTTAAACTGTAGTACGTGGGTGACACATGTACAACCATCGACTGACATGAAAGGCTCAAATGTGGAGTAGTACACTCTTGAACAAACTCTgaagaatggggaaaaaatgttcATACCATTTGTAACCTGGTTGTAAGTTCAGCGTAAAACCACAAAGGGAAGAAATTGGAGCAAGATGCAAAGCTAACACTTCACCAGCTGTTcaaaatttttgttttgtttttttactaaaaagCACTGaaagcattgaaaaaaaaaattccagtaCAGAGCAACCCCAGTATTAGATCGTTAGATATTAATCTAGGCATACTTGTTGCAAATATTTCTATTTCCTGAAGGTCATTTACAGTCAGGAATTGACGCAGGGCTCCTTTGCGTATCATTTATCACGTCCCTCTGTTAGAgaaaggatgcatccaagtggCAGGATAATAGCTCTTGAAGAATGGACTTTGGCAAGCCTGGCTTTGATCTCCTAACAATGGGGGAAGGTTGCCTAtctgtgctgtgtttgtgtgtatttagTTGTGTGGTAGGATCATCATTTAGCTGAAAGATTGTACggtaaggcaagtttatttatataccagctttcagtaacaagatggtTCAAAGTGCTGCAGAATCCATCAAATTTTTattaagtaaaaaacaaaacatttgaaatgtttgttttctttcattttccttcATCATCTTTGCTTCCACAGTTGAAAAATCTCTTCTCAGCAAACGTATGTCTGTTAACATTGTAAAGACATTAAATCTGTTTGTTCTGGTTAAGAGACGTGCTGCAGAGTTTGGTACCATTTGAAGGTGGTAAAGGccttttttcttcatgcatttaaaaatgGTGTTACAACAGTCTAGAGGACACTAAATAAATTGcctcatttaaacatttttgtttatttgtgctCTTTCATGATGTCTGAGTCCTTTTAATCAGGCCTGTGATTCTGAGTGTGCCCCTGCGCTCAAGTGGGTTTTGTATCTTTGGGAGGTGGCACAAGGAATTCCCTCAGCATTCCAGAGATGATTAGAAGGCTTGATCACCAAGTGGAACCTAATGTCTCTGCCTGATCCATGTTAAAGTAAGGCACCTAAACAACACCACAGATTCTgtttcagtgtaaaaaaaaacttgctttgaAGCCCTGAAGCGATTCTTTAGGAAGGAACTTTAATTTGTCTTGCTCTTAATCTAGCCAGTGGAATAACTATCTCCCGTGCATCGCAGTAACACCAGTAATCTACTGAAAAAGTAAATATTGAATTGCTGCTAAGGCAAATTACAAGCTCCTTCAGCTACTGcaaaatgtgaatttaaaaGAGAGCATTACATCACTGCTGCATCTAGAGAAGAGCTTTGAAAATGACAGACTGCCGCAGCACCACAACCTCAGCCCAGCTGAGCCTGCGATGAAATGCAAGAGGTGTTGGAGGTGAAAGCAGTAATTTACAGGCCTTAAATTTCAAGTCTCCCAAGACACCACAGGCTGTGGCATAGTGGAACCTTTCTCCAGAGACATTCTTTGCATGCTATGTAATGAGAAAGCAGCTGTGTGCTCATCTTCAGATCATCACCACTGGGAAGGTGGGAAGGGGAAGGGAGATTGTTTTCAGCTCCTCCCTAatgaaaatatctgtttttatgttatcagtAACATAAGTTAAATCCGCTAACACAAGTCTATGTAAAATGGCACTGCAGACATTCGAGATGGCACCGCGTATTTCTGCCTCGGCACTGCACTGTCttgtactttgtttttcatGTACTTTGCTGCTATTTTCCGGTTACTTTCACCAGAGAGCAATTCCTGATCATCTGCTCTCTGAGCAGTTTTCCTCTGGTTTTCACTGATCCAGAAGGATCGCGGTTGGAAGTGCTCCAGGTCTCTGTGGACTTTACTGAAGACAAAGACGGGGAGCCTGTGCAGGTTCGCTCATCCAGCTACGCCAGTGGGGACGGTGCGCGCCTCTACTGTCTGTACATCAGgcaaacaaaacagatgagCTGCTTCTTCTCAGTACAAGGAGCTAGTGCTCAGTTTGCTGCCCTCTGCTTCACTGAAAGCTGAAGATGAACACATTCTGGAAAGTTTACTTCTGGGGCTAGGGTATTGGTTTTTCCACAGTGCCGCGCACTCAGGGAAAGAGAGAGGTTGAAGGTTGGTGTACTGTGGTTATAGCGCTGCTGAAGACGTGTAGCCCTCATCTGCTAACCTTTCACTAAAGCAGCTCTTCTTGTTTATTCTGGCTGGTGTTGGTATCCCACCACAAGCCTGCACATCAGCAGCTCACTGTCAGAATAATagatgtggcaaaaaaaaaaacacccagactCTCTCATCATTGTTCTTAGGGATTTTACCAACACAAATGAACTTTCATACTACAGAAAGCATATCGAGCGTCCAACTAGACACACAAATTGGGCCGCCAGTCTTAAAGGATGCCTATTGTGCTGTTTCTCTGCCTCCAAGTTGAAGGCAAAGACCTTTAAGCCTGTAGTCTGGACTGTTAACAAGTGGACGGATGAGTCAAAGCAGATGTTATTCGCTTGCTTCGGTTGCACAGATTGGAGTGTTTTTGAAGCTGCGGCCGCTGAGCTAAGACAGTATTTCGTGTTTGGTGTGTACTCACGTGCTCCTCTCCTCTGGTGCCTCGCTCTCT
This genomic stretch from Fundulus heteroclitus isolate FHET01 chromosome 2, MU-UCD_Fhet_4.1, whole genome shotgun sequence harbors:
- the lsp1a gene encoding non-muscle caldesmon isoform X1; its protein translation is MSNALLRRNSSKQGLQNLMRLTAQRSIEDAEEVERERRRKAREALRRRNSGSTPEDSSPESEAPEERSTYDFKRNPSSSPSLEEDEGFSDWTQRREKQRQQRLQELSLDGEEEEVQEDVFTKNSAPKNAALAHSMHFSQVQRQEQEEANSITMEAVRRKENEQEARRVKEREEMKMDKGLANTKKDIQKPSTEGEKKKEIKVSYTSKVFLCQEPKHNSPKTDTAGQVATSSMNRMERTSRRSVESEEVKPFLEAEQRLEKIRHSLQEKESQELKQIRDRQPEAEQELEQLKKRREERRRAREEEERQREQEEKQQLAIEEEERRKMREDMERRRMEAAARMKSLSTSSAEGEEVFSPFTPKVSTQKITERTNSLNRSLKKSNSFKKTQPLFLLTKIDDKLEQYTHAVENSQDARAVKPSLTDVPNSPEVVATKKNLFEAGEAWSPTKGVTCKDTGSLKVGVANLITHWVKGPSETSSKQSPCRPSVSSSFIAHIFKRLIFISYI
- the lsp1a gene encoding non-muscle caldesmon isoform X2, translating into MSNALLRRNSSKQGLQNLMRLTAQRSIEDAEEVERERRRKAREALRRRNSGSTPEDSSPESEAPEERSTYDFKRNPSSSPSLEEDEGFSDWTQRREKQRQQRLQELSLDGEEEEVQEDVFTKNSAPKNAALAHSMHFSQVQRQEQEEANSITMEAVRRKENEQEARRVKEREEMKMDKGLANTKKDIQKPSTEGEKKKEIKVSYTSKVFLCQEPKHNSPKTDTAGQVATSSMNRMERTSRRSVESEEVKPFLEAEQRLEKIRHSLQEKESQELKQIRDRQPEAEQELEQLKKRREERRRAREEEERQREQEEKQQLAIEEEERRKMREDMERRRMEAAARMKSLSTSSAEGEEVFSPFTPKVSTQKINERTNSLNRSLKKSNSFKKTQPLFLLTKIDDKLEQYTHAVENSQDTRAVKPSLTDVPNSPEVVATKKNLFEAGEAWSPTKGVTCKDTGSLKVGVANLITHWVKGPSETSSKQSPCRPSDVRPGDVLQKKNLWEILGDPSVRTEQKAKPTAHGKKHKFVVTGHGKYEKISVDECGDLSQKTGRTSDIKQKYTVTNTV